The following DNA comes from Chryseobacterium gallinarum.
ACTTACTTTAAAAAAGCATATAGTTAGTAAAAGTTTATTCATAAGCTATTATTTTATAGCAAATATAAAAAATTATTAATGTTAAATTAAAGATTTTGAGATATATTTAATAAAAATGAATATTAAGCTAAGATATCACTTTTTTATTGATCATCGCCAGTCTCCTTTTATTGAAATTTAATAGATAAATTCAGAATAGAAATTTCCTATTCTGAATTTACCGGCAATAAGCATCCATAAGTATTTCACTCAAACACTGATTGATGATTATTCTCTGTTTTTTACCATTATCCACCCTGAATACTTGAATGGGGTGTTTTTCTTATCATTTTCATTCCATGTCACCGTGTACCAGTATGTCCCTGTCGGAACTTTTTTCCCGGCTATTGTTCCGTTCCATTTATACCCGTTTAACCTGTCAGCCTGATGTATTTTAGAGCCATATCTGTCGAAAATAGTAAATACAAGATTTTGCTTATCTGCCAGTGCGGAATAGTCTATCGCATCATTTATACCATCTTCATTTGGTGTGATAACATTGATGAGATTAGGAACAACAACTGAAATTTCAACAGGCTTACAGTTGTAAGAATCTTTTACATATATTTTATGGTTTCCTCTTGTAATGTTCGTAAAGAGATTGGAGCTTTGCCATTTTATATGGTCCATAGAATATTGATAATCAGGAGTTCCTCCGGTCACATTGATTGTGAGCGTGTTGTTTGATATGTCAATTCCGGTAATGACCGGGTTCTCAGAAGCATATACCTTTACCGTCTGGGTGGTATAGCAATCCCGGGTCTTTAATTTTACCCAATATGTTCCTACTCCTATATTGCTGGCTATCTGAGTGGTTGCCCCGGTACTCCATTGGTAACCGTCAAATCCCGGTCCTGCATCCAAGGTCGTTTTGTCTTCCATGCAGATGATTTTATCTACCAGTACTTTAGATTTTACAGGAGGAAAGACAACTAAAGTGATTTCGGCGATGGAAAAACAGTTTTGCGAATCCGTTACCCTTACATATACCACCCCGTTGGGAGCAATGTATGTTGTTGGGTTGGCAATTTCGTTAGTTCCTGCCAGGGCGTCGGTTAAAGACGGGAAATACCTTTTAGTGGTATTGGTTTGGGTGGTTACATGAGCGTTATTAAGGTTAAATATTCCTGTTGAAGTGTTTTGCTCCGTGAAACAGGCGCTTATAGAAGCATTTTTCACCTGTACTACAGGATAAAAATCAAGGGTGATTTTGGCAATGGTGGAACAGCCTTGGGGGTTGGTTATTTTTACATAGACTACCCCGGCTGAAGAAGAATAGGTATAGGGGTTTGTAATTTCATTCGTTCCGGTATTTAAATCATTTAAAGTCGGATAATATTTTTTTGTGCCCGTTCCGCTATATACGTTGGCAGTAGTTAAATTGAAAACGGCTATACCTGAGTTGTTATTATTACACATGGTTAAGATTGCATCATTGGCAGTAATAGAATTATCCTTAAACTTAAAATTGCCGGTTTGTCTGCAGGAATTAACGGGATTGGTAGGATTGGTAGGATCCTGGTAATGTATGCTATAGTAATAGATGGTTGTTGTTCCAACAGTTTGAGGAGTCGTGATAGGGTTGTTGCCTGAAAGGGCGTCATTTTGATTGGTGTGATAGGTGACTACAAAATTGCTATTACCATTGAGTATTCCTGGAGTTAAGCTGCTGAAGTCAAAAATGGTTGGATTTGAACAAATGCTTACTTCATTTGGGTTGTTTGGATTGGGTGTACCAGGAGGTATAAATGGATGTGGAGTGAGCACAGGATCTGTGAAAGGAGATAATAAAGTAGCGGTTCCGCCCCATGTTAAAGAAAATCCGGTGGTATTTGCACTGTAATTATTTACTAAAAGGAAGTAGGTTTCTCCCGGTAAAACGTCCATATATTTACACCATGCCCCAAAATTTTGTGTCCCGGATCCGGCATATGGAAATGTTGTCGTCATATTAAGACCGGTTGCTCCCGACGTATAGGAGGTGTTGCACCTTATTGTATTTCCTTTGTTGTTACAGGTCACATTCGGGCCCCATACATAGAAGTCATAATCTGTTGATGTGCTTTGAAGGGGCGTAATTGTAAAAGTTAATGTTCCCGCCGTTGCAATAGTGAATTTATACCATACAGAATACTGTTCTGTGAAAGTACCGCAGTTCCCATCAGGTAATTCCTGTACTCCGGGACCATTAGGAGTATAGGAAATATCAGAACTGCCACAAACGGCTAAGGAAGTAATACAGTCTTGTTGTGCAAAAAAGACCTGGCATATGGACAGAATTAAAAGAAGTAATATTTTTTTCATTTTTGTGTTTTTAGATTTCATTCATTAGAGATAAGCTCGTCCTGATAGCTTTTTTTTGTTCTCAATCCCAAGCTATGCATGGTATTAGATTTTTGAAAATCCGATTTAAGTTGTAAAGCCTGTTCATATTATCCACTATAAAAATGAGTCTGATTCTGTACAGATAAGAAGGAGTATGCCCCCAAGTAAGCGGAACACCTATGAATTGAAACATTGTGCATAATGAAATAATTTTTTTACAATCAAATATAAAAAAAATATTATTCTGTTGCGAATTAATTTAAAATATGGCATTTATTTTAAATATATACTAATATTAATGGATATAATATTAGTGTTTTAATAAAAAAAAGAAAATTGTACTAGTAAATTGATTAATATGTTGATGTGTAATATTTCTTTAATTCAATATAAGAATGATTAATATTGCATCTTCCTCAATTTAGGATTGGTACTTCCTACCAGCAGCGCAATTAAAACAGTCATTGTTCCACCAAATACAACAGAACGTACAACGCCCAATAATTTGGCCATCAACCCGCTTTCAAACTGTCCCATTTCATTGCTGGACATAATGAATATGGAATTTACACTGAGGACGCGGCCTCTGATATGATCAGGGGTTTTTAATTGTACAATTGTCCCCCTGATGACCACAGAAATACCATCAAGCATGCCACTCATCACCAGGAACATAAAAGACAACCAGTAAAGCCTGGAAAGCCCGAACCCGATAATGCAAAGCCCAAATCCTGCCACTACCGCAAGAAGTATTTTCCCCTGGTTTCTTCTTAAAGGGACAATCGATAAAGTGGTTATGATGCACATTGATCCGATATCTGAAGCTGCATTGAGCAAACCGAAGCCTTCAGCTCCCGAATTTAAAATGTCTGTTGCGAATACAGGAATCATGGCTACTGCACCTCCAAAAAGCACAGCAAACATATCAAGACATAATGCCCCTAAAATTTCTTTGGTTTTGAATATATAAGAAATCCCTTCACGCATACTCTCTACTACATTCACATTTTCTTTTTTATATTCTGAATACTGTTTATTGAGCTGCCAGAAAAATAATGAAGCAATAAAGATCAGGGATAAAATAACAATCAAAGTCCACTTTACTCCGAAATAACCTATAAGAATTCCTCCTATAGCATGTCCGCAAACGGAGGATATAAGAAAAGTAGCCTGGTTCAGGGTGACTGCATTAGGAAGGTTTTCTTTTTTTACAATTTTAGGAATCATGGACGGTACAATAGGCCCGATAAAAGCCCTTGCAATTCCTGTGAAAAATATGACGCCATATATATAATAGGTGATCTGATGTCCTGTAAAATGCATTTTCATATTAAAAAAAGCAGGAATAAGCAACAGTCCGATCAGGAAAATATAGGCATAATTACAAATAAGCAGCAATTTCTTTTTTTCATTCATGTCGATAACATGACCGGCGTATAAAGCACAACTTACTGCCGGAATCACCTCTGAAAGCCCGATAAGTCCAATTGAAAAGGGATCTTTGGTCAACTGGTATACCCACCATCCCAATAATGTGGCAAGCATCCTGAAAGCTAAAACAATGAAAAATCTTCCGGTAAGAAGGTTTCTGAACTCAATATTTTGTAATGTTTTTAACGGGGTAAAGGAAATCATGAGCAAAAATAGCCCTAAAAATTTATTTAGGACTATTCATATATTGTTTTTTAAAAGATATATTAAATATATTCTGAGAGATAAAATCTATTTTAGTCGGCTCTTGAAGAACTAATCACCAGGGCTGCAACTCCCGCTGCTCCAATAACAGTGGCACCGGCCAGAATCCTGGCTTTGGATCTGTCTTTCACAGCAGCTACTTTAGCTTTAGGTATAATGACTTCTGTACTGTCTTTTTTTCCTGCGGTTCCTACCAGGTTGTCCCCCATTACATTCCGGAATAATATTTTTTGTTTCGGAGATCCGTCCCTCATGGTAACAACGTATATTTTACCGGCTTCCAGATTAGAATAATTGTTCTTTGAAATATCCTCACTATATTTTGTGGTAGCACAAGAAGAAACGACAAATAAAGATGTTAATAAAGATGATTTTAACAGTACAGATGCTTTCATTATTTTCTTTTAGTTTTTCAAATTTATAATTTTTTTCGAATATACGTTTTTGGAATTGAAAAAAAGTGTCTAAAGCTTGTAAATTTCTAATAGATCTGCAATTTTCCTGTCGTTGGCTAATCTTGGCGTTTTATTTTGTCCCCCCAGCTTCCCTTGTGATTTTGCATACTCCTGGAAAGCATTTTTCCTGAGAAGGGTAATATGTAGCTTTTGTAAAATATTCCCTGAGATCAGATCGTCATAATAGGTGTTCCTGTTTCTCAATTGCTGATCCAGTTCATCCCTGAATAGTTCTATGTTTTCTGGAGCTTTTTCAAACTCAATCAGCCATTCATGGTAAGGGAGTCCTTCCTGCGGGTTTACCTGTGGAGCAAGATGAAACTCGGTAACCTGAGCGGGATATTTTTCCAGGGTAGCTCTCATCGCTTCTTCTACTTCAAATGCGATAACATGCTCTCCGAATGCGGAAGTGAAATGTTTTGTTCTTCCACTTACCAAAACCCTGTATGGTTTTTTATCAATAAAACGCACTACATCTCCTATCGAATAAGCCCATAATCCGGAATTGGTAGTCAGGACTAAAGCATAATCCTTATGAAGTTCTACATCTTTTAAGGTCAGCCTCCGGGCTCCGGGTTTTCCATATTCTTCCAGTGGAATAAATTCATAGAAGATTCCATGATTGGTTAATAACAGAAGCCCTTCTTTGGTGTAATCGTCCTGGAAAGCAAAAAAACCTTCAGAAGCGGGAAAGGTCTGAATAATGTCTACCGTTCCTCCCAGCAAATCTTCCATTTTATCACGATAAGGCTCATAATTTACCCCACCCGTCACAATAAGCTGGAGATTAGGAAAGATCTGCTTTACTTTTTTTCTATGCTTATCAGTCAATTTTTCAAAATACATGATCAGCCATGGCGGGATTCCTGAAATCAGCGTCATGTTTTCATGTTCCGTTTCTTCAATGATTTTGTCTACCTTGGCCTCCCAGTCTTCCATGATATTGGTTTTCCAGCTTGGAAGACGGTTTTTCTGAAGATAGCCGGGAATATGATGAGCTACAATGCCGGATAGTCTTCCGGTCTTTATTCCGAAAACTTCTTCAAGCTCGGGACTTCCCTGTAAAAATATCATTTTGCCGTTAACAAAATCAGCATTGTTTTTTTTAGCGATATAATGGAAAAGTGCACTTTGGGCTCCGGCAATCTGAAAAGGCATTCCTTCTTTGGATATAGGGATGTATTTGGAACCTGATGTTGTCCCGGAAGTTTTGGCAAAATATTCAGGAGTATCTGTCCATAAAATATTCGCCTGTCCTTTCTTTACCCTTTCTATATAGGGTTTTAAATCTTCATAATCGGCAACAGGCACCAGGTCCTGAAATTCTTTTACAGAACGGATGTTTTCAAAATTATGTGTTCTGCCAAAAAGTGTTTTCTGAGCAGTGCTGACAAGAGATAGCAATAGCTCCTCCTGGTTTTTCTCTGCATTTTTTTTGAATGCCTCTGCTTTTTGAACATGTTTTTTTGCCCAAATAAGTGCCGCTTTTTTCTTGAAGAAGTTTAACATGCCTCAAATTTATAAATAAGTAAAGAATCTGAGCATATTTATCAGGGACAGATATAAAAAAACCGATGAAATAGATCCATCGGCGTTCGAAATTTGATTATGAAAATAACAACTATATGTTAAAGTTTACTTGTTGGCTTTGTACCTTTTATCCGGTGTTCCGTCTTTTTTCAGGTGTTTGTTAGCCTTATATCTTTTGTCCGGAGTTCCGTCTTTTTTCATTATGGCAGCAGGTTGGGCCGGAGCCGGTTTTGCTGTTTTCATATCGGCAGGTTTAGCTGCTTTTACATCAGCGGGTTTAGTTGCTTTTGCTGTTTTTACAGGATGAGGTGCTGAAGTGGTAGCGGGAGCGGTCTGCTGTGCAGTGGCAAGTCCTAGTCCTAAAACCAATGACATTGCAGATAATAATTTTTTCATAGGAAACTGTTATTTTTGTTTGATTAAAGATATGCAAAAAACGGGCTGGAATATTTGGTTTTTTAAACTTAACTAAAGTTTATTACAGCTTAAAAAAAAATTAAAACACCCTTGGAAAACAAAAAAGCCTGCCCTGTTTTGAGAGCAGACTTTGTGTATAGTGAATAAGTTGTTTAACGTGTACAATTCGCAGTCCAGGTCTTACCATCCTTTAAATATAGAATTTTCAATTCATTATTATCAATTCTGATGTATGAGGTAGCTGTGGAGCCAACCATTACCAGAGTGTGATCCCCTTTTTGCTCAAATTCAATTCCGTTCAGATCCGGGATGCTGTTTGAAAAGGCAAAATTATACTTTGTACCGCTGGCTATCTTTGTAACAAATACACTTCCGTTATCGGTGCTAATGTTGGTAGATCCACCGTCGTTATAAGAAATACTTCCTTTATACGTTCCTGCAAAGAAATCATTGTTGGTAGGATCATCATCTCTGCTGCACGACGAAAAAGATAATGCTGTAAAAACCAACAGCATCAAAACTCCTAAAATTTTAATTGCTTTTTTCATAATACTATTCTTAAAATGTTTGTTAAAACTAAAATCCCAAACAATATGCCATATATGGATATTTGGTTTTTTTTTAACTTGTTATTAAATAAATTAGCAAAAAATTAAGATTTATAATGATGAAACAATAATTCTTACATGAGAAACACGTGCTTGTCCTTCAATGGAAGAAAAAAATATCCTTACCTTTGTATATAGCAAACGGTTTCGGAATACTCCCGAAATCGCTTTTGTCGTTTATACCATTAGTATTTATGCAATTAAAATCCATCAATGAAAAGTTTCTTCCTGATTTAATGCAAAAAGAATTCGGAAAAGAGATTTTTATCAGGTTAGAAGATCACCGGCATATTGCTGTAAAAGGAAGTGCAGGGTCTTCGGTTTCTATTTTTGTGGCTGAGTTGTTTCTGGCTCAAAAGAAAAGTATTCTTTATCTGGTAGATGATAAAGAAGATGCATTGTATGCCAACACGGAAATGGAAGATCTGCTTGGAAAAGAAAAGGTCCTGTATTTCCCGGCAACACATCTTGAGCCTTACCAGGTAGAAAAAACCCAGAATGCCAATCTGGTTTTGCGGACCGAAGTACTGAACAAAATCAACTCGGGAAGATCTCCAAAGGTTATTGTAGCGTACGCAGGAGCCTTGTCTGAAAAAGTATTGAAAAAAGAAGACTTTAAAGCGATATCACACCACATTAAAGTAGGGGATCATCTGGATTTTGACTTTGTGGACGAGCTGCTTAATCATTATAATTTTCATCAGTCTGATTTTGTTTCCGAGCCTGGAGAGTTTTCAGTGAGAGGAGGAATTGTAGATGTATTTTCCTATTCTTACGAGAAGCCTTATAGAATTACCTTCTTTGGAAATGAGGTGGAAAGTATCAGGACCTTTGATATTGAAACCCAGCTTTCCATAGACAAAGTGAAAGATTTTCAGTTGGTTTCCAATATGAATTTTTCAGTAACCGGAAGCAGGGTTTCTTTGCTGCAATTATTGCCTGAAGAAAGTTTTGTAGTAACCAAAAATGGTATGGTGGGAATGCAGAAAATCAGAACTTTCTATGAAAAGGCATTGGAGAAATATGAAACATTAAGTAAGGATATAGCTCACAGAAGCCCCCAGGAACTTTTTATTTCAGACCAGGAATTCCTGTTTGATTATAAGAAATTTAAAACTATAGATTTCGGTGGAGTGTTGATTGAAGGAATAAAAGATGCCGCCGAAATTAAAATGGAACAGATGCCGCAGCCTTCTTTCCACAAAAATTTTGAATTGCTGATTGAAGACCTTGAAGAAAAACAAAATGACGGGTTTGATACCTGGATTTCTTTTTCAACGGAGAAGCAAAAGGAACGTCTGGAATCTATTTTTGAGGAACTGGAACATGAACTTCCTTTTAAAAGCTTCAGGTCTGAGCTGCATGAAGGTTTTGTAGATAACGGGCATAAATTGTTGGTCTATACGGATCACCAGATTTTTGACCGTTATCAGCGATATAAAGCTAAAAATACTTTTGCCAAATCAGAACAGCTTACCCTGAAAGACCTGATGTCTTTAAAAATAGGAGATTATATTGCTCATATAGATCATGGGATCGGAAAATTTATGGGGCTGGTAAAAGTAAATAACAACGGTAAGATCCAGGAATGTTTTAAACTGACTTATAAAAACGGGGATTTATTGTATGTAAGTATCCATTCCTTACATAAGATTTCCAAGTATAATGGTCCCGATGGAAAAGAAATTGTCCTAAGTAAACTGGGGTCCCCGACCTGGAAAACATTAAAGCAGAAAACCAAGGCAAAGGTAAAACAGATTGCATTTGACCTTATTAAGCTATATGCCCAAAGGAAAACAGCAAAAGGTTTTGCGTATACCCCGGACTCCTATTTGCAGAATGAACTGGAAGCCAGCTTTATCTATGAAGATACACCGGATCAGGAAAAAGCAACCATAGACGTTAAAAAAGACATGGAAGCCGATACCGTTATGGATAGGTTGGTTTGCGGAGATGTAGGTTTTGGAAAAACGGAAGTTGCCATCCGGGCTGCGTTTAAAGCTGCAACAGACGGAAAACAGGTTGCTGTATTGGTGCCAACAACAATTCTGGCCTTCCAGCATTACAGAAGTTTTAAAGAGAGGCTGAAAGATTTTCCGGTAAATGTTTCTTATATAAACCGTTTCAGGACGGCAAAACAAAAATCAGAAACATTGGAAGAGCTGAAAAACGGTAAAGTAGATATCATAATAGGTACTCATCAGTTGGTAAGCAGTTCGGTTAAATTCAAGGATCTTGGGTTATTGATTATTGATGAGGAACATAAGTTTGGTGTTTCTGTAAAAGATAAACTGAAAACGCTGAAAAATAATGTTGATACCCTTACCCTCACAGCAACTCCTATTCCAAGAACCCTTCAATTCTCTTTAATGGCCGCAAGGGATTTGTCTGTTATTAAAACGCCACCGCCGAACAGGCAGCCGGTAGATACCCAGCTGATTGATTTTAATGAAGAAACCCTTCGGGATGCTATTTCGTATGAGATTCAAAGGGACGGACAGGTTTATTTCATTAACAACAGGATTGAAAACCTGAAAGATATTGCCGGCCTTATCCAACGTTTGGTTCCGGATGCAAGAGTGATTACAGGGCATGGGCAGATGGAAGGGAAACAGCTGGAAAAAAATGTTTTGGATTTTATGGAAGGAAAGTATGATGTTCTTGTTTCCACTACAATTGTTGAAAGTGGTGTAGATGTCCCGAATGCCAATACTATATTTATCAATGATGCGCATCGTTTTGGAATGGCAGACCTGCACCAGATGAGAGGAAGGGTAGGGCGAAGCAACAGGAAGGCATTTTGTTACCTGATTACGCCTCCTTATGATATGATGACTACGGATGCAAGAAAACGGTTAGAGGCTATTGAACAGTTCTCAGATTTGGGAAGCGGTTTTCAGATTGCGATGAAAGACCTGGAGATCCGTGGTGCAGGAGATTTATTGGGTGCAGAGCAGAGTGGCTTTATTAATGAAATGGGGTTTGAAACCTATCAGAAGCTAATGCAGGAAGCTTTAGAGGAGCTTAAAGATGATGCTGATTTTGAAAATTTATTTGACAATGAAGAAGACAGGCAAAAGCTTTTCAAATCTGTAAAAGATGTCAATATTGATACGGATCTGGAGTTAATGCTTCCTGATTTCTATATTTCCAATACGGAAGAAAGATTACTGTTGTATCAGAAGATTGCTGAAATTACTAATGAAAAGGAGCTGCACCAGTTTGAGCTTGAGCTGATTGATCGTTTCGGGCCATTGCCTGAAGAAGCTGTTAATCTGTTGAAAAGTGTTTCTTTGAAATGGCTTGCTGCTGATATTGGTTTCGAAAAAATCGTAATGAAAAACGGAGTATTCTTAGGATATTTCCCAGGTAATCCGCAGGATAAGTTTTATCAGACAAACAGGTTCAGGCATATTATCAACTATTTAACCGGGAATCCGGCTGAAGCTCAATTGAAAGAGAAGTCGGGTAAAGAAGGGAATCAGCTTATGATGAGAAAAGAAAAGGTAAAGAATGTTGATGAAGTGAATAGGTTATTAAAAGCTATTATTGATCACGAGTAAATTATAATTTTCAGATATATTGCTTTTTTCTATAAAGTGTGAAAAACATATAAAAGCTTAAGTTTTTATATGTTTTTTGTGATTATTATCATTTTTTACTTTAAAAGTATTCATGTACCAGAGAGTTAATGCGTTTTATATGGTTTTGAAGTCACCTTCCAATGATAAAAAAAACTTAATAAGCTCCCATGTATAAAGGGTTTGCTGGAGGGTGTATTTAAATTCATTTGTGAAAAGTAGAGTTATGTAGAATTAATTCTACTTTTTTGTGTGATTAATTCGATAGCGTAATGTGTTTATTTCTATGGAGTTAAGGTGTGCTTTGGAAACTTTTTTGATTTGAAAATTGTACATTTGCAAACCTTATTATGAAAAAAACAATATATTGCTGCGTGACTGTATTTCTTTCAATCTATGCAGGCGCACAGGTGGGAATCGGGACTTCTAAACCAAAGTCTATGCTAGATATCAACGGAAAAACCACCTTAAGAAAAGAAATTAGAGTAGGAGGTACTTCAACCCAGGCGGGAGACGCGGGTTTGAATGGCCAGGTGTTGGTTTCTCAGGGAGAGGGTTTACCCCCTGTCTGGAAATCGTTGAATGTTTCCTTTATGGAAGAGGGGCAATACAAATTGATTAATTCGTATTTGTCGTCAGATCAAACTGGAATTATTACCCTTTCTAATGGCGTTGCCGGAGATAATGTGTACAAGAATAATGTTGGGGATGATATCACGGATACAAGCAAAGGTAAATGGGAAAAAATTACAGGTCTTGAAAACAATTTTACCATTAAAAACGGAAAAAACAGACTTACATATCAATTCCAGACGGGGGTTGAAATGAAAGCCGCTTCTTCAACTGTTTCATCCAATATCAGGTTTGCCTGTGGGGTTTTCAGAAATGGTAAGCTCGTAGCCGTGCGTCCTGACAGGATTGCTTCTAATAATAATGCAGAAAAGAATGGTATCCAGGATTATATTTTCACTCTCAGTTATACCGAGCTGAATGTTCCTGTCGGTGCTCATAAAATTGAGATTGCCTGCAGAAAAATCGATACTTCCAACCTAAACTCACAGTTTGCAATAGGGCGTGATGTTCAGAGCTCAAATGGAATATCCAATGCATTTACCCTGGAATCCACAATGAAGATGGATGTTATTGAATATGTTACTTATAAAAACAATTAATCAGGATGAGAAAAATATTATCGACTTTGCTTCTTGCATCAGGACTGCTATTGTCAGCCCAGGTGGGGATAAATACAGATACTCCGAAAGCAACATTAGATGTAAACGGAGACATTAACTTCAGGAATAAAATTGTACTTCTTAATGCTACAGACAATACCCTCTCTGAAGGAAACAATGATCAGTTGTTGGTTTCACAGGGAGAAGGATATCCGCCTACATGGAAAACACTTCGTATTCCAGAGTATGAGCCCAATAAATTTTACCTGATATTCAACAACTCTTTTTCAGATAAAGTAGGGGTTAAATTTACCAATGGAGAGGAAGCTAATATGACATCTTCCCGGGGAGCAACATTTAATAAGGGAACCAATATCAGTAGCTTACAGGGCTTTAAGAAAATTGACGGACTTTCACAAACCATCAGTGTGTTCAGTACTCAAAGTAAGGCATACTTCCAATTTGAAACCGTAGTACAGGCTAATTTCGGCTCGAACGGAACCACTGATACTTCTATAGATTATGCCTGTGGAATTTTTGTAGATGATAAACTGGTGAATCTAAGACAGAGAAATTTAAAGGCAAGTAGTGCTAGCTATCCTTTCCTTACCCATAACCAGATCGGTATTGTAGAAAACCTTACTAAAGGAAATCATACGGTAAGTGTAGGATGTGCGAGACTGGCATCTTATGGAGATACTACTAAAACATTGGCTATAGGAACCAATACAAATACTAATATCAACGGATTTGTAGCTCAATCCTCATTAAAAGTTGATGTGTATGAAGTTCCGGAAGTGTTCAATCCGATCATCAATTAAAAACGAATTATGAAAGAAATATTTTTTGTTGTATCCTTGTTTGTTGCAGGATGTATAAACGCCCAGGTGGGGATTAAAACAACAGATCCGGTTAATATGCTGGATGTTAACGGGGATATCAATATCAGAAAAGAATTAAGAACAGGAGGGACCAATTTGCTGAAAGGCTCCGCAGGAAACGCAGGGGATATTTTTCATAATAATTCTTCTATGGCGGCCAACGACTGGAAGAATATTAAAATTGCAGACGGGCAAGGCAGTATGTCTTTGTTTTCCATCAATACGGTTGCGGATCAGACAGGAGTTTCATTCAATACCAGTGGAAGTGCCGTCCCTTATAACGAAAATGATGCCTTAACAGGAAACTGGACGGTGCTGCCTGGAGCTACGGATACATTCTCCGTGACGAATGCAACGAATAAAGTAACATTTTCGTTCCAGACCACGGCGCAAAAAACAAATAACGGTTCTGCCTCTGCGAGTTTTGCGTGTGGAGTTTTTGTAGATGATAGACTTAAAGCGG
Coding sequences within:
- a CDS encoding T9SS type B sorting domain-containing protein → MKKILLLLILSICQVFFAQQDCITSLAVCGSSDISYTPNGPGVQELPDGNCGTFTEQYSVWYKFTIATAGTLTFTITPLQSTSTDYDFYVWGPNVTCNNKGNTIRCNTSYTSGATGLNMTTTFPYAGSGTQNFGAWCKYMDVLPGETYFLLVNNYSANTTGFSLTWGGTATLLSPFTDPVLTPHPFIPPGTPNPNNPNEVSICSNPTIFDFSSLTPGILNGNSNFVVTYHTNQNDALSGNNPITTPQTVGTTTIYYYSIHYQDPTNPTNPVNSCRQTGNFKFKDNSITANDAILTMCNNNNSGIAVFNLTTANVYSGTGTKKYYPTLNDLNTGTNEITNPYTYSSSAGVVYVKITNPQGCSTIAKITLDFYPVVQVKNASISACFTEQNTSTGIFNLNNAHVTTQTNTTKRYFPSLTDALAGTNEIANPTTYIAPNGVVYVRVTDSQNCFSIAEITLVVFPPVKSKVLVDKIICMEDKTTLDAGPGFDGYQWSTGATTQIASNIGVGTYWVKLKTRDCYTTQTVKVYASENPVITGIDISNNTLTINVTGGTPDYQYSMDHIKWQSSNLFTNITRGNHKIYVKDSYNCKPVEISVVVPNLINVITPNEDGINDAIDYSALADKQNLVFTIFDRYGSKIHQADRLNGYKWNGTIAGKKVPTGTYWYTVTWNENDKKNTPFKYSGWIMVKNRE
- a CDS encoding MFS transporter; this encodes MISFTPLKTLQNIEFRNLLTGRFFIVLAFRMLATLLGWWVYQLTKDPFSIGLIGLSEVIPAVSCALYAGHVIDMNEKKKLLLICNYAYIFLIGLLLIPAFFNMKMHFTGHQITYYIYGVIFFTGIARAFIGPIVPSMIPKIVKKENLPNAVTLNQATFLISSVCGHAIGGILIGYFGVKWTLIVILSLIFIASLFFWQLNKQYSEYKKENVNVVESMREGISYIFKTKEILGALCLDMFAVLFGGAVAMIPVFATDILNSGAEGFGLLNAASDIGSMCIITTLSIVPLRRNQGKILLAVVAGFGLCIIGFGLSRLYWLSFMFLVMSGMLDGISVVIRGTIVQLKTPDHIRGRVLSVNSIFIMSSNEMGQFESGLMAKLLGVVRSVVFGGTMTVLIALLVGSTNPKLRKMQY
- a CDS encoding GH3 auxin-responsive promoter family protein gives rise to the protein MLNFFKKKAALIWAKKHVQKAEAFKKNAEKNQEELLLSLVSTAQKTLFGRTHNFENIRSVKEFQDLVPVADYEDLKPYIERVKKGQANILWTDTPEYFAKTSGTTSGSKYIPISKEGMPFQIAGAQSALFHYIAKKNNADFVNGKMIFLQGSPELEEVFGIKTGRLSGIVAHHIPGYLQKNRLPSWKTNIMEDWEAKVDKIIEETEHENMTLISGIPPWLIMYFEKLTDKHRKKVKQIFPNLQLIVTGGVNYEPYRDKMEDLLGGTVDIIQTFPASEGFFAFQDDYTKEGLLLLTNHGIFYEFIPLEEYGKPGARRLTLKDVELHKDYALVLTTNSGLWAYSIGDVVRFIDKKPYRVLVSGRTKHFTSAFGEHVIAFEVEEAMRATLEKYPAQVTEFHLAPQVNPQEGLPYHEWLIEFEKAPENIELFRDELDQQLRNRNTYYDDLISGNILQKLHITLLRKNAFQEYAKSQGKLGGQNKTPRLANDRKIADLLEIYKL
- the mfd gene encoding transcription-repair coupling factor, which translates into the protein MQLKSINEKFLPDLMQKEFGKEIFIRLEDHRHIAVKGSAGSSVSIFVAELFLAQKKSILYLVDDKEDALYANTEMEDLLGKEKVLYFPATHLEPYQVEKTQNANLVLRTEVLNKINSGRSPKVIVAYAGALSEKVLKKEDFKAISHHIKVGDHLDFDFVDELLNHYNFHQSDFVSEPGEFSVRGGIVDVFSYSYEKPYRITFFGNEVESIRTFDIETQLSIDKVKDFQLVSNMNFSVTGSRVSLLQLLPEESFVVTKNGMVGMQKIRTFYEKALEKYETLSKDIAHRSPQELFISDQEFLFDYKKFKTIDFGGVLIEGIKDAAEIKMEQMPQPSFHKNFELLIEDLEEKQNDGFDTWISFSTEKQKERLESIFEELEHELPFKSFRSELHEGFVDNGHKLLVYTDHQIFDRYQRYKAKNTFAKSEQLTLKDLMSLKIGDYIAHIDHGIGKFMGLVKVNNNGKIQECFKLTYKNGDLLYVSIHSLHKISKYNGPDGKEIVLSKLGSPTWKTLKQKTKAKVKQIAFDLIKLYAQRKTAKGFAYTPDSYLQNELEASFIYEDTPDQEKATIDVKKDMEADTVMDRLVCGDVGFGKTEVAIRAAFKAATDGKQVAVLVPTTILAFQHYRSFKERLKDFPVNVSYINRFRTAKQKSETLEELKNGKVDIIIGTHQLVSSSVKFKDLGLLIIDEEHKFGVSVKDKLKTLKNNVDTLTLTATPIPRTLQFSLMAARDLSVIKTPPPNRQPVDTQLIDFNEETLRDAISYEIQRDGQVYFINNRIENLKDIAGLIQRLVPDARVITGHGQMEGKQLEKNVLDFMEGKYDVLVSTTIVESGVDVPNANTIFINDAHRFGMADLHQMRGRVGRSNRKAFCYLITPPYDMMTTDARKRLEAIEQFSDLGSGFQIAMKDLEIRGAGDLLGAEQSGFINEMGFETYQKLMQEALEELKDDADFENLFDNEEDRQKLFKSVKDVNIDTDLELMLPDFYISNTEERLLLYQKIAEITNEKELHQFELELIDRFGPLPEEAVNLLKSVSLKWLAADIGFEKIVMKNGVFLGYFPGNPQDKFYQTNRFRHIINYLTGNPAEAQLKEKSGKEGNQLMMRKEKVKNVDEVNRLLKAIIDHE